TAATGTAGCAGTGATGCTGGAAGAAGTTGAGATGGCGCCAGGTCAACTCCTTGAAATCATGTGCCTTGCACAAGCTCCCGCAAACAGGACACGGATACAGGGAACCCCGATCCGCCCCGATCGTAAGACGAAGCTCATGGGGTACCTTCGTGGTGTCAAGAATCTGCCCCGTGATCTTCCTCAGGCTCCTCAAGCCCAAGACCCAAACTGATGATATCCCGGCTGTTCATGACTTTCCTCCGTTTCGTGTGGACTTAAGCCCATTAAACTCCAAATCCACACGAAACGTCGAGGAGCCAATCACACTGAGGATGTAAACATGCTCGATGCAAAAACCGTCAGTTCGCTGTCCAAGGCCGGAATGGTGGCATCCCTTGCGGTCCTCGCCCTCACCTGGCTCGGTCGGGGGCGTTCCAGCCGGAACATCCACGTCCTGGCAGGGGTGGCCCTTATCGGTTTTTCCGTGTGGCATTACAATGTCTGTCAGCCGCCGGAGAGAAGGATGCTGGCGGCAAAGACGCAGTGCGGAACGGACCCGGGACTGTCCGCCAACCTCTGATGGAAGAGACACTGATGCACATCCACACCCTCGACCGATTGCAACATCCACACAACTTCGCCGACGATTCCAGCCTTGCCGAGAGAAATACAAGAAATGTCATGGTCTTCACTGCCCTGACCATGGTGGCGGAGATCGTAACAGGCATGATGACCGGCTCCATGGCCCTCCTTGCAGACGGTTGGCATATGACGACCCATGTTGCGGCATTGGGCGTCACGTTCATAGCCTACCGTTATGCGCGCAGCCATGCGGACAACCCACGGTTCACGTTCGGGACCGGCAAGATAAGCGTTCTCGGGGGGTTTGCGAACGCCACGGCGCTCGCCGTGGTGGCCATGGTAATGTCACTGGAGTCGGTTGCCCGCCTGCTCGAACCGCGAGCGATCCATTTCAATGAGGCTATAGTGATGGCTGTCGTCGGCCTGTTCGTGAATCTGGCAAGCGGGCTGATGCTCCGCGACCACGGTCACGGTCACGA
This is a stretch of genomic DNA from Deltaproteobacteria bacterium. It encodes these proteins:
- a CDS encoding transposase family protein; this encodes MRSLRKITGQILDTTKVPHELRLTIGADRGSLYPCPVCGSLCKAHDFKELTWRHLNFFQHHCYI